The following coding sequences lie in one Aspergillus luchuensis IFO 4308 DNA, chromosome 8, nearly complete sequence genomic window:
- a CDS encoding condensin subunit YCS4 (BUSCO:EOG0926079Q;~COG:B,D;~EggNog:ENOG410Q4UC;~InterPro:IPR016024,IPR011989,IPR024324,IPR026971, IPR007673,IPR032682;~PFAM:PF12717,PF12922;~go_component: GO:0005634 - nucleus [Evidence IEA];~go_process: GO:0000278 - mitotic cell cycle [Evidence IEA];~go_process: GO:0007076 - mitotic chromosome condensation [Evidence IEA];~go_process: GO:0030261 - chromosome condensation [Evidence IEA]) codes for MEDRIQFDINESLKHYLSDPASVPTPDADPELLDCETDPDQLSGALIDNVLNPIVDAVAENPEGLARSSSFDSLQFLLKYCSFSPTRSLSKLLDLIVSGLSVEADIIHGELESDEQDGIQHHKQLLEMYGFLLQWALSAVEVKAAEKPTEPVPARRGAGKSARSKTNAKDGNWDWTTQIQISMETMCKVMKLKLSRIFLTTSDRDTFINLFTRSIYLILESEQRVKSMSIRMHAFKVLCIAVKHHGHAFGAQTSIVQSLTYFEHLSEPMAEFLHILAEQYDYPQLSDEILKELGNKEFNSNDTRGPKSVSAFIVKLSELAPRLIIKQMTLLAKQLDSESYTLRCAVIEVCGNLIADLSRQEERSDNYKTQINAFFDVLEERFLDINPYCRCRAIQVYMRICDLEQKFPKRRQAVAELAARSLEDKSSNVRRNAIRLLAKLVSTHPFSVMHGGQLSHKEWSARLDTVDAELNALRPPETPGFDGADASHVDSALLDDATQLPEDSPSKASGLTDEEKATAINKAAEQAATSELLARLQLTRKYYNEAIRFIEVLHSSSGLVAQLLSSRNKSEAIEAMDFFVVLDAYKVETSRSGIRRMLRLIWTKGNSDEGKGVQTHLIDCYKGLFFEAPDSFSPNDAANYIARNMISLTFGSTPAELTCLEQLLSTMMRAGHISDAVIAKLWQVYGVQKKEISKTQRRGAIIVLGMLALADPEVVIKEIETMLRIGLGSLGRSDLVLAKYTCIALRRMVPGRQAKSKDVGIPKLGNDHAVLTKLGAIVESISDSKEWYGVAEQAIGAIYALSKHPDVLCSDILKRKTRFVFQPQLQRSPSKVSDDGEEQRPETASTEGQGAKQETSSTSLSQLLFVVGHIAIKQIVHLELCELDFKRRKAEQEKNKTANTSNQKNDNAEDDELDLIGGTTEDDFQDAMAHIRERELLYGENSLLSNFGPLVTEICANSNIYADRNLQAAATLCMAKLMCVSADYCEKNLPLLITIMERSEDPTVRSNAVIALGDMAVCFNHLIDENTDFLYRRLNDDEASVKRTCLMTLTFLILAGQVKVKGQLGEMAKCLEDEDKRIADLARMFFTELAGKDNAVYNHFVDMFSLLSAERNLEEASLRRIVKFLIGFVEKEKHARQLAEKLAARLPRCETERQWNDVAYALSLLPHKNEEITKTVTAGFNKVVTANA; via the exons ATGGAGGACCGAATTCAATTCGACATAAACGAGTCGCTGAAACACTATCTGAGCGACCCGGCCTCTGTCCCTACTCCCGATGCTGATCCAGAGCTGCTCGACTGCGAGACCGATCCGGACCAACTGTCTGGCGCTCTGATTGACAATGTCTTGAATCCCATCGTTGATGCGGTCGCGGAAAACCCAGAAGGACTGGCCCGATCGTCTTCTTTCGATTCGCTGCAGTTTCTGTTGAA GTATTGCTCGTTTTCCCCAACGAGGTCTCTCAGCAAGCTTCTTGATTTAATCGTTTCCGGCTTATCGGTCGAAGCGGACATAATACATGGGGAGCTTGAATCCGATGAGCAGGATGGCATACAGCATCACAAGCAGCTTTTGGAAATGTATGGGTTTCTTCTCCAATGGGCTCTTAGTGCCGTAGAGGTCAAAGCTGCAGAAAAGCCCACAGAGCCTGTACCCGCCCGCAGGGGCGCAGGGAAATCAGCCAGATCTAAAACGAACGCCAAAGATGGAAACTGGGACTGGACCACGCAGATTCAGATCTCGATGGAGACGATGTGCAAGGTGATGAAGCTTAAACTCAGCAGAATATTTCTGACGACATCTGACCGTGATACATTCATCAATCTGTTCACCCGCTCAATTTACCTTATCCTCGAAAGCGAACAACGCGTCAAGAGTATGAGCATTCGGATGCATGCATTTAAGGTTCTTTGCATCGCAGTTAAGCACCACGGCCATGCATTCG GTGCCCAGACCTCCATCGTACAGAGCTTGACATATTTTGAGCACCTCTCAGAACCTATGGCGGAGTTCTTGCATATCTTGGCAGAACAATATGATTATCCTCAGCTCTCGGATGAAATACTGAA GGAGCTTGGAAACAAAGAATTCAATTCTAATGACACACGCGGTCCTAAGTCGGTGTCAGCGTTCATTGTGAAACTCTCAGAGCTGGCCCCACGACTTATCATCAAGCAAATGACTCTTTTGGCTAAGCAGCTGGACAGCGAG TCATACACCCTTCGTTGTGCAGTAATCGAAGTCTGCGGGAATCTCATCGCCGATCTAAGCCGGCAAGAGGAGCGGAGTGACAACTACAAAACGCAGATCAACGCATTTTTCGATGTGCTTGAAGAGCGCTTTCTGGATATCAATCCTTACTGTCGGTGCAGAGCTATCCAGGTTTACATGAGGATTTGTGACCTGGAACAGAAATTCCCCAAGCGACGCCAGGCTGTGGCGGAGCTGGCAGCAAGGAGCTTAGAAGACAAGAGCAGCAACGTGCGCCGGAATGCGATACGATTGCTGGCAAAGCTGGTATCAACTCACCCTTTCAGTGTCATGCACGGTGGGCAACTCTCGCACAAGGAATGGTCAGCTAGACTCGACACTGTGGATGCTGAACTGAATGCTTTGAGACCTCCCGAGACACCTGGCTTTGATGGGGCGGATGCATCGCATGTTGATAGTGCATTATTGGATGATGCCACTCAATTGCCGGAGGACTCCCCATCTAAAGCTTCGGGATTGACAGACGAAGAGAAAGCCACAGCCATTAATAAAGCTGCCGAACAGGCAGCTACTTCCGAGCTGCTAGCACGGCTACAGCTCACCAGGAAATATTACAATGAAGCCATCCGGTTCATCGAAGTCCTTCATTCCTCATCTGGCTTGGTCGCTCAGCTTTTATCGTCGAGGAACAAGAGTGAGGCCATTGAGGCCATGGACTTCTTTGTCGTGCTCGATGCCTACAAGGTCGAGACCTCCCGTAGCGGGATCCGGCGGATGCTGCGACTGATCTGGACGAAAGGCAATAGTGACGAAGGCAAGGGAGTTCAGACTCACTTGATCGACTGCTATAAAGGACTTTTCTTCGAGGCTCCAGATTCGTTTAGTCCCAATGACGCTGCAAATTATATCGCGCGAAACATGATCAGTCTAACGTTTGGGTCAACGCCCGCTGAACTGACGTGTCTCGAACAACTATTGAGTACTATGATGAGGGCCGGCCACATTTCAGATGCCGTTATTGCGAAGCTCTGGCAGGTCTATGGTGtgcaaaagaaagagatatcAAAGACACAGCGTCGAGGAGCTATAATTGTCCTGGGCATGCTTGCTTTGGCAGATCCCGAGGTCGTCATAAAAGAAATTGAGACAATGTTGCGCATCGGGCTTGGAAGCCTGGGCAGATCTGACCTCGTGCTTGCAAAGTATACATGCATTGCATTGAGACGAATGGTGCCAGGTCGCCAAGCAAAGTCCAAGGACGTTGGTATCCCCAAACTGGGCAATGACCATGCAGTTTTGACGAAGCTCGGGGCTATAGTCGAATCGATATCTGATAGCAAAGAATGGTACGGTGTGGCGGAACAAGCCATTGGTGCTATCTATGCTCTGTCAAAGCACCCAGATGTCTTGTGCTCTGATATACTGAAACGGAAAACTAGATTCGTTTTTCAGCCACAGCTTCAACGATCCCCTTCCAAAGTTTCAGATGACGGGGAAGAACAACGACCTGAAACGGCTTCAACGGAAGGTCAAGGAGCAAAGCAAGAAACATCGTCTACTTCTTTATCCCAGCTTCTTTTTGTTGTCGGTCATATTGCCATTAAGCAGATTGTTCATCTTGAATTGTGTGAACTTGACTTTAAACGCCGCAAAGCAGAACAGGAGAAGAACAAAACAGCCAATACCTCCAACCAAAAGAACGACAatgccgaagatgatgagcttGACCTCATCGGTGGGACTACTGAAGATGACTTTCAGGATGCCATGGCACATATTCGAGAACGGGAATTGCTATACGGCGAGAATTCGCTCCTATCCAATTTTGGGCCGTTGGTTACAGAAATTTGCGCGAATAGCAACATCTATGCCGACCGCAACCTTCAGGCGGCGGCAACTCTGTGCATGGCCAAGTTGATGTGTGTCTCGGCAGACTATTGCGAGAAAAACTTGCCACTTCTGATTACCATCATGGAGCGTTCTGAAGATCCAACGGTCCGCAGTAACGCCGTGATCGCTTTAGGAGACATGGCAGTTTGTTTTAACCATCTGATCGATGAAAATACAGACTTCTTGTATCGTCGACTGAACGATGACGAAGCTTCGGTAAAGCGCACTTGTCTCATGACGCTTACATTCCTCATTTTAGCCGGTCAGGTCAAGGTCAAAGGGCAGCTCGGCGAGATGGCTAAGTGtctcgaggatgaagataagCGTATTGCTGACCTTGCCCGCATGTTTTTCACTGAGCTGGCGGGCAAAGACAACGCAGTCTACAACCACTTTGTTGATATGTTCAGCCTTCTTAGTGCTGAACGTAACCTCGAGGAGGCCTCATTGAGGCGTATCGTTAAATTCCTGATAGGCTTCGTTGAAAAG GAGAAACACGCCCGGCAATTAGCTGAGAAACTGGCTGCTCGACTTCCCAGATGTGAGACCGAGCGGCAGTGGAATGATGTTGCTTATGCcttgtctcttcttcctcacaagAATGAAGAAATAACGAAGACAGTAACTGCAGGATTCAACAAAGTTGTCACGGCGAACGCCTAG
- a CDS encoding putative oxysterol binding protein (Orp8) (COG:T;~EggNog:ENOG410PK8Z;~InterPro:IPR037239,IPR000648,IPR018494;~PFAM:PF01237;~go_function: GO:0008289 - lipid binding [Evidence IEA]) gives MSSTTVQDTPEKAPDDSSKLKTFLSILRKFVGVADIASVRFSLPAHLLEPTPNLEYWNYLDRPEAFASIGQSEDPLGRTLEVLRFWFTKDLKYIKGKPCKPYNSTLGEFFRCTWEVDQTLPEVSPTPKTSSNAKNSSADSVKICYLTEQTSHHPPVSAFFIDCPDTGVSARGFDQISAKFTGTSIRVAPGQHNLGIFVNLKNRDDEEYHLTHPAAHLGGLLRGALAISVSDTCYITCAKTRIKVILQYLEEGWIGRAQNKVEGVIFQYDPDKDVTTRIKDVPEGDVLARISGSWHGQVFYTLAGTNEPRLLIDVTPLFPVAKTLPPEESQLSNESRKFWSLVTEAIVDKKYGQATKLKQDIEERQRQKAAERQNKNETWQPRFFTGAVTPLGRPELTDEGLKVLEGLRSGDYRLDESVTKGA, from the exons ATGTCTTCAACTACAGTTCAAGACACTCCTGAGAAGGCACCTGATGATTCTTCCAAGTTGAAGACTTTCTTGTCCATTCTCCGCAA GTTCGTCGGAGTAGCCGACATCGCGTCTGTTCGTTTCTCATTGCCTGCGCATCTTCTAGAACCCACACCAAATCTGG AATACTGGAATTACCTAGACAGACCGGAGGCCTTCGCAAG CATTGGTCAATCGGAAGATCCGCTGGGACGTACGCTGGAGGTTTTGAGATTTTGGTTCACCAAGGACTTG AAATACATCAAAGGCAAACCATGCAAGCCGTACAATTCTACCTTGGGGGAATTCTTCAGA TGCACTTGGGAAGTAGATCAGACGCTCCCAGAAGTCTCGCCGACTCCAAAAACTTCCTCCAACGCAAAGAATAGCAGCGCAGATTCCGTCAAGATTTGCTACTTAACTGAACAAActtctcaccaccctccGGTTTCGGCCTTTTTTATAGACTGCCCGGATACAGGGGTCTCGGCGCGTGGTTTCGACCAGATCAGTGCCAAGTTCACCGGCACCAGCATCCGGGTCGCTCCTGGCCAGCATAACCTGGGAATTTTCGTCAACTTGAAAAAcagagatgatgaggaataCCACTTGActcatcctgcagcacaCCTTGGTGGTCTCCTCAGAGGCGCTTTGGCGATCTCTGTCTCGGACACTTGCTACATCACTTGTGCGAAGACGCGCATCAAGGTCATTTTACAGTACCTGGAGGAGGGCTGGATTGGTCGGGCGCAGAATAAGGTTGAGGGTGTGATCTTCCAGTACGATCCGGATAAGGATGTGACTACGAGAATCAAAGATGTACCCGAAGGCGATGTTCTTGCCCGGATCAGTGGCTCTTGGCATGGACAAGTTTTCTACACGTTGGCCGGTACAAACGAACCTCGGCTTTTGATCGATGTCACACCCCTCTTCCCAGTCGCGAAGACGCTGCCTCCAGAAGAGAGTCAATTATCCAACGAATCTCGCAAATTTTGGTCCTTGGTCACCGAAGCGATCGTCGACAAAAAGTACGGCCAGGCTACCAAGCTCAAGCAAGACATCGAGgaacgacaacgacaaaAGGCCGCAGAGCGTCAGAATAAGAACGAAACGTGGCAGCCTCGTTTCTTCACCGGCGCTGTTACACCTTTGGGAAGACCCGAGCTAACAGATGAAGGGCTGAAGGTACTTGAAGGGCTACGCAGCGGTGATTATAGGTTGGACGAGAGTGTAACGAAGGGTGCATAG
- a CDS encoding ubiquitin C-terminal hydrolase 37 (COG:O;~EggNog:ENOG410PJGB;~InterPro:IPR038765,IPR036959,IPR001578;~MEROPS:MER0015601;~PFAM:PF01088;~go_function: GO:0004843 - thiol-dependent ubiquitin-specific protease activity [Evidence IEA];~go_process: GO:0006511 - ubiquitin-dependent protein catabolic process [Evidence IEA]), whose product MTHQAKRRRVGTQPTATVGNGIEGLDGYYSPASKFEQDSWNGFCELDSEPALFNVMLREFGVKGIKIQEVVSLDEEMMAFLNKPIYGLIFLFRWREDDPDKQEASCPEGLWFANQTASNACASVALLNIVNNITNIDLGENLQSFKDFTMPFTPALRGDAISNFEFVKRIHNSFARKMDMLSSDYQLKAEATSKRSRPAKNKPADNKADAGFHFIAFVPALGKVWKFDGLERQPQALGSCASDEDWLSLVKPDIRARMEAYEEDQIEFSILSVARDPLPELVNQLAANVRGLEIIQERLSSISESSAGLESTLADSIYENTILGPDESYALTRKTIDEVTVHERQEKEYRACSVEELVHHRQRLGQAQQELRAAIREEQQSQQMDEDHAEGRRYDYGPAIRTWLRFLARKRLIEDLL is encoded by the exons ATGACCCATCAGGCCAAACGACGACGGGTTGGAACCCAGCCGACTGCCACTGTAGGCAATGGCATTGAGGGTTTGGACGGTTACTACTCACCGGCATCGAAATTCGAGCAGGATTCCTGGAATGGATTCTGTGAGCTGGATTCGGAACCG GCTCTTTTCAATGTGATGCTCCGGGAGTTCGGAGTAAAGGGGATCAAAATCCAAGAGGTCGTGTCGCTTgacgaggagatgatggcattTCTGAA TAAACCCATATATGGTCTGATTTTCCTGTTCCGTTGGCGCGAGGATGATCCAGATAAGCAAGAAGCGAGCTGCCCGGAGGGCCTCTGGTTTGCTAATCAG ACAGCCAGCAATGCTTGCGCCAGTGTGGCGCTTCTAAACAtcgtcaacaacatcaccaatATCGACCTTGGGGAGAATCTACAGAGTTTCAAAGACTTTACCATGCCGTTCACACCCGCACTGAGGGGAGATGCAATAAGTAACTTCGAATTCGTCAAAAGAATACATAATTCATTCGCCAG AAAGATGGACATGCTTAGCTCAGACTACCAGCTCAAAGCTGAGGCTACATCCAAGCGAAGTAGGCCAGCCAAGAACAAGCCCGCTGATAACAAAGCAGACGCAGGGTTTCATTTCATTGCCTTCGTCCCTGCCTTGGGTAAAGTTTGGAAGTTCGACGGCTTAGAACGTCAACCTCAGGCGCTTG GCTCTTGCGCATCGGATGAAGATTGGCTGAGCCTGGTAAAGCCTGATATTCGCGCCAGAATGGAGGcatatgaagaagatcagatAGAGTTTTCTATCCTGAGTGTTGCTAGAGATCCGCTCCCTGAGCTTGTCAATCAATTAGCTGCCAATGTAAGGGGCCTAGAAATCATTCAAGAGCGCTTGAGCTCAATCTCCGAGAGCTCTGCTGGTCTTGAATCCACTCTGGCGGATTCGATATACGAAAATACCATCCTGGGACCGGATGAAAGCTATGCGTTGACGAGGAAAACCATCGACGAAGTGACCGTCCATGAAagacaagagaaagaatatcGGGCATGTTCAGTGGAAGAACTTGTTCATCATCGGCAGAGGTTGGGTCAGGCTCAACAGGAACTACGAGCAGCAATCCGAGAGGAGCAACAGTCTCAGCAAATGGATGAGGATCATGCTGAAGGACGAAGATATGATTATGGCCCGGCCATTCGAACGTGGCTACGCTTTCTAGCGCGCAAAAGGCTGATAGAGGACTTGCTGTGA
- a CDS encoding putative nuclear envelope pore membrane protein (BUSCO:EOG092604ZZ;~COG:U;~EggNog:ENOG410PI54;~InterPro:IPR037701;~TransMembrane:3 (i66-82o94-114i121-142o);~go_function: GO:0017056 - structural constituent of nuclear pore [Evidence IEA]): MNGTPRLRSAFPQTPQRTPKIRDLSYSTSKSKPRDLEQTKSLSKIPAQDANRPLIPVGVIDAPSQRLYIVAFYVALNAWRVYESWTASDDLDSTWLFLKWAAVDGVFLFGLQALRIPWLEWAFPTTLAIFIIHVVGNVFLMFRIPIPVGTWIAGMVKLAYDRELSISERSVKPGDIIHNASLILGKQIVHILPEGSAILNPDQVPLCIDAQKTAIDLPIRVNQTDPILIELLRLDYDTGANETIVLSSKQLKQMKKHAEKRHQSSSSDLHRDLLYSTRRPGIYRLQRVVDESNLDVHMRSSDALVVTCPRALVKNSHTHKCRGELSNLILAVEGTPPLKIKYSRQVNHLDRGFSFQNIHPDNLRSPLLGQRNSGLLFNFREPEVAWAQSQIIEVPLNESLNVGGEWLYSIEEVHDGAGNIANYSALLDVFDRSSTKSLSQWHQFSVHERPRLSLTGCNDQSFLEVARGDSVDLPLEYHPSGQGYANDGPFSLVYSFSGSDQESPSEQPNKVRQLTLKSLDQKPQIKDPGWYSLNSVSSQYCSGETLEPSSCYLRNPPEPELAIRYEKIFDKCANNPVGLLVDLDLTGSPPFRVRYVVEHSKGVETKSQTIDGLRAQLDFTPSEAGAYRYRFLDISDTVYAPQSLRDKVPVLEQDVKPPASAHFLGNKEVRKACFGEPVSVDVAFLGEAPWTLQYELVHNGKKTKYSLNSDSGMATIVTEKLVSGGEYAIVLTGVKDRSNCKRTLRDTIKIDARSKPPHASFGQIEKSRKYLALQDSKLDIPVRLSGERPWNVRYRNLNTNSAVLEKTFWQENSVLTVAQEGQYELVDVADSSCPGSIDQSANVFEVSWIPRPHITTVDGSPVGDDGHVTKRDVCQGEDDSLELRLSGNPPYDIQYEQQRKTSRGSPSVRLQSLKTALNAASMEMDTSEPGSYTYKFTEVGDHLYDHDPRSRPVVVTQRVNPLPSARFDSPGRIYGFCKEDVSGEELIPITLEGVPPFSLEISIKHHSKAKPEIVSIPNIKSNRHNLPIPRRHLELGQHVVSIRKVRDARGCQQETEFDSSSVRVAVSDVPTIIPLESKTDYCVGERLSFSLSGHSPFDVFYTFDGASKKATSKTTNFRRIAERPGVFTITAVGDGASGKCKAHKNITKTIHEMPSVRISKGQVSVVDIHEGGEAELQFEFWGTPPFEFTYIRSSNTRRGRKPEILDIKHDISYEHTKSIKTSDEGTYEVVAIKDKYCSFSSQESIEKTEKPMARP; this comes from the exons ATGAACGGTACTCCTCGACTTCGGTCTGCTTTCCCGCAGACACCACAACGAACTCCGAAGATCAGAGACTTGAGCTATTCCACATCTAAATCGAAGCCCCGGGATTTGGAGCAGACGAAGAGTCTTTCAAAGATACCCGCACAAGATGCCAATCGACCACTCATACCAGTAGGGGTTATAGATGCCCCGTCGCAGCGACTTTACATTGTGGCTTTCTATGTGGCACTAAATGCTTGGCGAGTATACGAGTCTTGGACGGCATCCGATGATTTGGACTCGACTTGGTTATTCCTCAAATGGGCTGCTGTCGATGGtgtctttctcttcggtCTACAGGCGTTGCGCATCCCGTGGCTAGAATGGGCTTTTCCCACTACACTTGCAATCTTCATTATTCACGTTGTCGGCAATGTATTTCTCATGTTTCGAATCCCC ATCCCGGTTGGGACATGGATCGCTGGCATGGTCAAGTTGGCCTACGATAGAGAGCTGTCCATTTCTGAACGAAGTGTGAAGCCTGGTGATATCATTCACAACGCATCTCTTATTCTAGGAAAGCAGATCGTGCATATACTCCCCGAAGG TTCAGCTATTCTAAACCCAGATCAAGTACCACTGTGTATCGATGCACAAAAGACTGCTATCGATTTGCCAATTCGAGTCAATCAAACGGATCCTATCCTTATCGAGTTGTTACGTCTTGATTACGACACCGGCGCAAATGAAACGATCGTACTATCGTCCAAGCAGTTGAAACAGATGAAAAAGCATGCAGAGAAAAGGCACCAAAGCTCAAGTTCAGACCTTCATCGAGATCTTCTCTATTCAACTCGGCGACCGGGCATTTATCGCCTGCAGAGGGTAGTAGATGAGTCTAACCTTGATGTACACATGCGCTCGTCTGATGCTCTTGTTGTCACTTGTCCCCGGGCGCTGGTTAAGAACTCGCACACTCATAAATGTCGAGGAGAATTGTCAAACCTGATACTAGCGGTCGAGGGCACGCCGCCTTTGAAGATCAAGTACAGCAGACAAGTGAATCATCTTGACCGAGGATTTTCGTTTCAAAACATACATCCAGACAATTTGCGCTCGCCATTGTTGGGTCAGAGAAACTCCGGCCTCCTTTTCAATTTCAGAGAACCCGAAGTCGCCTGGGCTCAAAGCCAAATCATCGAAGTTCCGTTGAATGAGTCACTGAATGTGGGCGGGGAGTGGCTCTACAGCATTGAAGAGGTACATGATGGTGCAGGGAACATCGCAAATTACTCGGCACTTTTGGATGTATTTGATCGCTCCTCGACCAAGTCTCTATCACAGTGGCATCAATTTTCAGTCCACGAGAGGCCACGCTTGTCTTTGACTGGCTGCAATGACCAGAGCTTCCTAGAGGTTGCACGTGGCGACAGCGTTGACCTTCCCTTGGAATACCACCCTTCTGGTCAAGGCTACGCCAATGATGGGCCCTTTTCTCTGGTGTACTCGTTCAGCGGTAGCGATCAAGAAAGTCCAAGTGAACAGCCTAACAAAGTTCGTCAACTCACACTCAAGAGTCTCGACCAGAAGCCTCAGATCAAGGATCCGGGTTGGTACAGCCTGAACTCAGTTTCGAGCCAATACTGTTCAGGAGAAACGCTGGAACCCTCATCTTGTTACCTGCGCAATCCTCCCGAGCCTGAACTGGCTATTAGGTACGAGAAGATCTTTGACAAATGCGCCAATAACCCTGTCGGTCTACTCGTTGATCTGGACCTCACTGGATCGCCACCTTTCCGGGTTCGATATGTTGTTGAACACTCGAAAGGCGTGGAGACAAAGTCCCAGACAATTGACGGGCTGCGCGCTCAGCTGGATTTCACCCCTTCAGAGGCAGGCGCCTATCGTTATCGCTTCTTGGACATCTCGGACACTGTTTACGCTCCGCAATCTCTCAGGGACAAAGTACCAGTCCTAGAACAAGATGTGAAACCTCCAGCTTCTGCTCATTTCCTCGGGAACAAGGAGGTGCGCAAGGCTTGCTTTGGGGAGCCAGTGTCCGTAGACGTAGCCTTCCTAGGTGAAGCGCCATGGACGCTGCAATACGAGCTCGTCCACAACGGCAAGAAGACGAAGTATTCTTTGAATTCCGACAGCGGAATGGCCACAATCGTGACGGAAAAGCTCGTCAGCGGTGGCGAGTATGCCATTGTGCTCACGGGCGTCAAGGATCGTTCGAACTGCAAACGGACTCTCAGGGACACTATCAAGATTGACGCTCGCTCGAAGCCACCGCACGCGTCCTTCGGCCAGATTGAAAAAAGTAGAAAGTACTTGGCTTTGCAGGACTCCAAGCTTGACATTCCGGTCAGATTAAGTGGGGAGAGGCCGTGGAACGTCAGATATCGCAACTTGAACACCAATTCTGCCGTTCTTGAGAAGACATTCTGGCAGGAGAATAGCGTGCTCACCGTTGCTCAAGAAGGGCAGTACGAACTTGTGGACGTTGCTGATAGCTCTTGCCCTGGCTCTATTGACCAGTCAGCCAACGTCTTTGAGGTGTCCTGGATACCTCGCCCTCACATCACGACAGTGGATGGCTCTCCCGTTGGCGACGATGGCCACGTAACGAAACGCGACGTTTGTCAAGGCGAAGATGATAGTCTTGAGCTTCGGCTGTCGGGTAACCCCCCCTACGACATACAGTAcgagcagcagcgcaagACATCTCGTGGATCACCGTCAGTCAGGCTACAGAGTCTGAAGACTGCCCTGAATGCTGCCTCCATGGAAATGGACACGTCAGAACCTGGTTCCTATACATACAAATTCACAGAAGTCGGCGACCATCTCTACGACCATGATCCTCGTAGCCGGCCGGTTGTCGTGACGCAAAGGGTAaatcccctcccctctgCACGTTTTGACTCGCCTGGTCGTATCTACGGTTTCTGCAAAGAAGACGTCAGTGGCGAGGAATTGATACCCATTACTTTGGAGGGCGTACCGCCATTTTCCCTCGAAATCTCCATCAAGCATCACTCGAAAGCCAAACCAGAAATTGTGTCAATCCCAAACATCAAATCCAACAGGCATAACTTGCCTATCCCACGACGCCATCTTGAATTGGGCCAACATGTCGTCAGTATCCGCAAAGTGAGAGATGCACGTGGATGCCAGCAAGAAACCGAATTTGACTCTTCTTCGGTGAGGGTCGCAGTTTCGGACGTGCCCACAATCATCCCTCTGGAATCAAAGACCGATTACTGTGTCGGCGAAcgcctttctttctcattgTCTGGTCACTCTCCATTTGACGTGTTCTATACATTCGACGGTGCATCCAAAAAAGCTACTTCCAAGACCACGAATTTCCGTCGGATTGCCGAGCGGCCAGGAGTCTTCACCATTACCGCTGTAGGTGACGGCGCCAGTGGAAAGTGCAAGGCACACAAGAACATAACAAAGACAATTCATGAGATGCCGAGTGTCAGAATCAGCAAAGGTCAAGTCTCCGTTGTTGATATTcacgaaggaggagaggccgAACTTCAATTTGAGTTCTGGGGCACACCTCCATTCGAGTTTAC GTATATCCGGAGCTCGAATACTCGAAGAGGCAGAAAGCCCGAGATACTCGATATCAAGCACGATATCTCTTACGAGCACACGAAAAGCATCAAAACATCCGATGAAGGCACCTATGAAGTTGTCGCAATCAAAGACAAATActgttccttttcttctcaagAATCGATTGAGAAGACTGAGAAACCAATGGCACGCCCCTGA